Below is a genomic region from Corallococcus silvisoli.
GAGATCTACCTGGGCGACACCGCGTCGTGGAAGGCCGTGGGCGGCGCGGATGCCCCCATCGTCCTGTACTCGCGCGAGAACTCCTCTGGCACCTACGTGTTCGTGAAGGACACCGTGCTGGGCGGGGACGACTTCGCCTCCGCCGCGCAGACGCTCCCCGGCACCGCCGCGGTCGTCAACGCGGTGGCCAAGGAGAAGAACGGCATCGGCTACGGCGGCGCCGCGTACGCCAAGGGCATCAAGGAGCTGAAGGTGAAGAAGGGCGCCGAGGCCTTCGCGCCCTCGGCGGAGAACGTGAAGAGCGGCAAGTACCCGCTGTCGCGCGACCTGTTCTTCTACCTGCGCAACAAGCCCGCCGGGGACGTGAAGGCGTTCATCGACTTCGCGCTGTCCGCCGAGGGCCAGGCCATCGTCACCCAGGTGGGCTACTTCCCCGTGAAGTAGTGGCCGTCACACGATTGTCACCCGGCGCGAGGGCTCCATGTTGGATAGACAGGCCGTGATGCAGGAGCAGGACCTCGCGCCCCCGGTGGCGCAGCCCACGCTGTCGCCCGAGGCCCGGCGGCGGCAGCTGAAGGAGAAGGCCATCGCCGCGCTCATCACGGCGGTGGCCTTCACGGGCATCGCCGCGCTGGTGCTCATCCTCGTCTTCGTGGCGAAGGAGGCGCTGACGCTCGTCACCGACGCGACGGCGCGCGAGGAGGCGAGCTTCTCCAAGATGTTCCTGCCGCAGCTGGTGCGGAAGGGAAAGCCCCTGGCCTACGTGTGGCAGCCGGTGTCCGGCGTGCCCAAGGTCAGCATGATTCCGCTCTTCGTCGGCACGTTGAAGACGACGGCGGTGTCCATGCTGGTGGCGGTGCCGCTGGGCATCTTCGCGGCGCTGTTCGCCGCGGAGTTCGCCCCGCGCCGCCTTCGCGAAGTGCTCAAGCCCATCATTGAACTGCTGGCCGGCATCCCGTCCGTGGTGCTGGGCTTCTTCGCGCTGATGGTGATGGCCAGCTTCCTCCAGGAGGTCTTCGGCTTCACCTCCCGGCTCAACGCGGTGGTGGCGGGCCTGGGGCTGGCGCTGGCCATCGTGCCGGTCATCTTCACGGTGACGGAGGACGCGCTCACCGCCGTGCCGCGCAGCTACCGCGAGGCGTCCCTGGCGCTGGGCGCCACGCCCTGGGAGACGGCCTGGAAGGTGGTGCTGCCGGCGGCGGCCCCCGGCATCCTCGCCGCGTGCGTGCTGGGCTTCGGGCGCGCCATCGGTGAGACGATGATCGTCCTGATGGCCTCCGGCAACGCGGCCATCGTGTCGCCCCGCCTGGGCGACTCCGTGCGCTCGCTGTCGGCCACCATCGCCGCGGAGATGGGCGAGGTGGTGGTGGGCAGCCCGCATTACGCGCTGCTCTTCTTCATTGGCGTGGAGCTGTTCCTGTTCACCTTCGTGCTCAACATGCTCGCGGGCGTGTGGACGAAGAAGGTCATCCAGCGGCTCAAGGGAGGTGCGGGGTGAAGCACGCCACACGCAGGGTGGTGGGACTGTCGCTGGTGTCGCTCACGGGGCTGGCCGCCTTCGTCATCGTGGCCATGCTGGCCCTCATCCTCCTGGACGTCGTCCAGGGCGGCTGGAGCCACCTGTCCTGGACGTTCCTCACCCAGCCGCCCTCGGACGGGATGATGGGCGGCGGCATCTTCCCCGCCCTCTTCGGCACCGCGGCGCTCACGCTGCTGATGACGCTGGCGGTGATGCCGGTGGGCGTGCTGACGGCGGTGTACCTGCATGAATACGCGGCGCCCCACAGCCTGCTGGCCCGCGCGGTGCGCGTGGCGGTGGCGAACCTGGCGGGCGTGCCCTCCATCGTGTTCGGCCTCTTCGGCCTGGGCTTCTTCATCCTCTTCGTGGGCAAGGGGCTGGACCGCGCGCTGGGGTACGAACAGCTGCACTGGGCCCAGCCGGGCATCCTCTGGGCGTCGCTGACGCTGGCGGTGCTCACCCTGCCCGTCGTCATCGTGTCCACGGAGGAGGCCCTGCGCGCCGTGCCCCTGGACCACCGCACCGCGAGCCTCGCGCTGGGCGCCACCCAGTCGCAGACGCTGGCGCGGGTGGTGCTGCCGGGCGCGCTGCCGGGCATCCTCACGGGCGCGGTGCTGGCCATCTCCCGTGGCGCGGGCGAGGTGGCGCCCATCCTCTTCACCGGCGCGGCCTACTTCCTGCCGGACCTCCCCACGAGCCTGAACTCGCAGTTCATGCACCTGGGCTACCACACGTACGTGCTGGCCACGCAGTCGCCGGACGTGGAGGCCACCCGCCCGCTGCTGTACGCGACGGTGCTGGTGCTGCTCTTGCTCACCTTCGCCCTGAACCTCGTCGCGGTCCTCATCCGCACGCGCACGCGCCGCAAGGCCGCGGCCGGCCACTGACGTCCTCCTCGCCCATGCCCCTCTCCTCCGCCACGCCGCGCAACAAGATGGAAGCCCGCGAGCTCACCCTGCGCTACGGCCGCAAGGTGGCCATCAAGCAGGTGAGCCTGGCCATCCCCGAGAACAAGGTGACGGCGCTCATCGGCCCGTCCGGCTGCGGCAAGTCCACCTTCCTGCGCTCGCTCAACCGGATGAACGACCTCATCCCGGGCACCAACCACGACGGCAGCGTGTTCCTGGACGGCCGCAGCATCCATGACCGGGCCCTGGACGTGGTGGACCTGCGCCGGCGCGTGGGCATGGTGTTCCAGAAGTCCAACCCCTTCCCCAAGTCCATCTTCGAGAACGTCGCCTACGGGCTGCGCGTGGGCGGGCTCAAGGACAAGGCGAAGCTCGCGGCCCGGGTGGAGAAGTCCCTGCGGGGCGCGGCGCTCTGGGACGAGGTGAAGGACCGGCTGGAGGAGAGCGCGCTGGGCCTGTCCGGCGGCCAGCAGCAGCGGCTGTGCATCGCGCGGGCGCTCGCGGTGGAGCCGGAGGTGCTGCTGATGGACGAGCCCGCGTCCGCGTTGGACCCCATCGCCACCGCGAAGATCGAAGAGCTCATCCACGAGCTCAAGGCCACGTACACCATCGCCATCGTGACCCACAACATGCAGCAGGCCGCGCGGGTGAGTGACCGGACGGCTTTCTTCTACATGGGCGAGCTGGTGGAGTGCGGCGCCACGGAGCAGATCTTCACCAACCCCCACGAGAAGCGCACCGAGGACTACGTCACCGGGAAGTTCGGCTGAAAGGCGCGACGGAAGGCACCGACATGGCGGCCATGCACACCGACAAGGCATTCGAGCAGGACCTGCGCAACCTGCGCGAGAAGCTGCTCGCCATGGGGGCCAAGGTGGAGGCCCTCATCTCGCAGAGCACCCGCGCCCTCACCGACCGAGACTCGGCCCTGGCGGAGCAGGTGGTGGGCGCGGACCGCGAGGTGAACCGGCTGGAGGTCGACATCGACGACCTGTGCCGCCGCATCCTCGCCCTGCGCCAGCCGGCCGCCAGCGACCTGCGCCTCATCACCACGGCCCTCAAGATCGTCACCGACCTGGAGCGCATTGGGGACCTGGCGGTGAACATCGCCGAGCGCGCCATGGACCTGAACCAGGTGCCTCCGCTGGCGCCCTACGTCGACACGCCGAAGCTGGCGGAGCTGGCGCAGCAGCAGGTGAAGAAGGCGCTGGACGCGTTCGTGTCCGGGGACGCGACCAAGGCGGAGGACGTGCTCAAGGGGGACGACCTGCTGGATGCCCTCTTCCTGAAGATCTTCAACGAGCTGCTGGCGTACATGATGGAGGACTCGCGCAACATCCGCCGGGCCACGGCGTTGATGTTCATCGCGAAGCACCTGGAGCGCATTGGCGACCACGCGCTCAACGTGGCGGAGATGGTCATCTACATGGTGCGCGGCAAGGACGTGCGCCACCCGCGGAGCCGCGACCTGGAGTAGTGCCGCGACTTCACTGGGGTGTCACGGCGAGTTGGCCGTCCCGCCGCCCCGCCGCCCCGGTCCCGCCTTGTGGGTTCCCTAGGGTGGCGACATGCTCATCGCATCCAGCCTCCTCCTGGCCGCGTCCGCAGTGGGCCTCCTGGCCCTCCTCCTCCAGGCGCTGTTCGTGCGCCGCCACCGCCGCGGGGCGCCTCCCGCCCCCACCCGGTACCCCGGCCTGTCCATCCTCAAGCCGCTGTGCGGCGTGGATGACGACCTGGAGGCGAACCTGGCGCAGTTCGCCCAGCTGCCCTACCCCCACTACGAAGTCCTCCTGGGCGTGAAGGACCCGCGCGACCCTGCCTTCGCGGTGGCGAAGGCGGCGGAAGCGAAGTGGCCCCAGGTGATGCGCGTGGTGCTCCAGGTGGGCGAGCCCGGCCTCAACCCGAAGGTGAACCAGCTGGTGACGCTGTCGGCGGAGGCCCGGCACGACCTGTGGGTGGTGAGCGACAGCAACACCCGGGTGGGCCCGGGCTATCTGGAGGAGATCGCCGCCGCCTTCGAGGACCGCACGGTGGGCTGCGTGACGCACCCGGTGGCGGGGGTGGGAGAGCGGACGTTCGGTTCGCTCCTGGACAACCTGTACCTGTCCTCCAGCGCGGCGGCGGGGATGATCGCCGCGAAGCACGCGGCGGACCGCGACATCGTGGTGGGCAAGTCCATGGCGCTGCGGCGCGAGGACGTGGAGGCGCTGGGCGGCTTCTTCTCCGTGAAGGACGTGCTGGCGGAGGACTACGTCATCGGCCAGTGGGTGACGCGCAAGCTGGGCAAGCGCGTGGTGCTGGCGCACGCCCCCGTCTTCAACGTGTCCCTGCGCAAGAGCGTGGACGCCTTCTTCCAGCGCTACCTGCGCTGGAGCGTCATCCACCGCACAGCGGTATCGCCCGGGACGTACGTGGCGCAGGCGCTGCTCAACCCGGTGCCCCTCGCGCTGCTGGGCGCCCTCTTCCACCCCACCGCCCTCACCGGGCTGGCGGCGCTGGCGGTGGCCCTGGGCAAGGTGTGGGTGGACGTGGCGGTGTTCCGCGCGCTCCGCCCGCAGCCGGTGGGCCTGCGGGCGGCGCCCGCGGTGCTGGTGAAGGACGCGCTGCTCTTCGCCGCATGGTGGCACGGTGCGTTCAGGCGCACGGTGGACTGGCGCGGCACGCGGCTGCGCGTGGTGGCGGGCACGCGCCTGGTGCCGATGCGGGCGCGGACCGACGCGGCCGACGCGTGGATCCCCAGCAACGGGGTGGGGTGAACGCCTTGGGCCCAACTTTCGGTGGACCTTCGAACAGCGACCCTCGCCGAGCCCTCCCGCGATGCCTATTTCCTTGAGCATGCCCTTCCTGAAGCTGGCCCATCTTTCGGACCTCCATCTGGACATGAGCCGCGAGAGCGACGCCGCCGCGTCCTCACTGGTGAAGGCCCTGGTGGCGCAAGACGTGGATCACGTGGTCGTGACGGGAGACCTCACGCACCGCGGCTCCCACGCCGAGTTCCAGCGCTTCCGTGAACACTTCGCCCCGTGGATGGACACCGGGCGCCTCACCTTCATCCCGGGCAACCACGACCGCCCCGGCGAGGACGTGGGCAGCGGGTTCATGGACGGGCGCAAGGTCCACACCGTGGAGAAGGCGGGCCTCTTCCTGGTCTGCGTGGACTCCACCGGTGAACACAACCGGAACTATTTCTCCAGCCATGGGGAGCTGACGGACGGCGTCGTGGAGCAGGTGGACCGCGCGCTGGACGCCGCGCCGCGAGACGCCCTGGTCGCGGTGCTCCTGCACCACCACGTGACGCCGCTGCCGCTGGAGAGCTTCCCGGAGTGGATCGCGACGAAGCTGGGCCTGCCGCACGCCTCGGAGCTGCCGCTGGGAAGCCGGCTGCTGGAGCGCGTGGGGGGACGCTGTGACCTGGTGCTGCACGGACACCGGCACATCCCGAACGAGTCGGACCTGGGCCGCCCGGGTGAGCGCGCGCTGCGGGTGTTCAACTCGGGCAGCAGCACGGACCTGGGCCGCTTCCGCGTCTTCAGCCATCTGGCCGGCCGGCTCGTGAGTGAGCCGGCGTGGTGCCAGGCGTCGGCGCCCGCGAAGCCGCGCACGGCGGTCCACAACGTCCGCCCCGCCCTGGAGTACCTGGTGGGCCAGTTGGGCATGGCGCTGTTCTAGGGCCTGCCTGGCTGTCTGCTGGATGCCGAAACCGGGCCGAAGTGCCGCGAATGCCAGTGGGCCCCCGGAAGGTTCTCCCCAGGTCAGGAGGATGCTTGGGGAGACTCGCGGTGGATGACGGTACTCGGAAGGTCCTGGTCGTGGACGACGACGCGGACTGGCGGGAGTTCCTTCGGGTGAGCCTGGAGGACCTCGGCTATGAGGCGACCGAGGCGGCGGACGGCCAGGAGGCGCTGGACTCGCTCCAGCGGGGGGAGCGCTTCGGGGTGATGCTGCTCGACCTGAACATGCCGGGAATGAGCGGCCTGGAGGTGGTGGAGCGGCTGCCGCGCGCGTCGGTGATTCCGCGCATCGTCTTCCTCACCTCCGCGGCGGCCCAGGATGTGGGCAGCGCGCTCATGTCCGGTCCCCACTACTACCTGCCCAAGGGTGCGAGCCGCGACCAATTGTCGCTCCTCCTGCAATCGCTGGGGGTGTAGGACAGGAGGCGTCACCCGCCGCCCCGTGTCCACGCGGGTCCAGCCAGGAGGTCCGCCATCGTCACGGAGCTCATCATCATCCTGTTGCTGGTGCTGGCCAACGGCGTCTTCGCGGGCGCCGAGCTGGGCCTGCTGTCGGTGCGCAAGACGCGCCTGAAGGAGCTGCTGGAACAGGGCAGCAAGTCCGCGAAGGCGGTGTCGGCGCTGCGGGATGATCCCGAGCGGCTGCTCGCCACGGTGCAGATTGGCATCACGGTGATTGGCTCCACGGCGGCGGCCTTCGGCGGCGCGAGCATCGCGCTGCGGCTGTCCGGGGTGCTGGCCCGGATGGGCGTGCCGGAGGCGACGGCGAGCCAGGTGTCGTTCGCGCTGGTGGTCGCGCTGGTGTCGTACCTGTCGCTGGTGCTGGGGGAGCTGGTCCCCAAGTCGCTGGCGCTCCGCTACTCCGAACAGTACGCGCTGACGTTGGGGCGGCCGCTCAAGGCGCTCGCGTGGCTGATGCGCCCGCTGGTGTGGTTCCTCACCGCCAGCTCCAACCTGGTGCTGAAGCTCTTCGGGGACCGGACCAACTTCTCCGAGTCGCGGCTGTCTCCGGACGAATTGCAGCAGCTGGTGGAGGAGGCGTCGAAGCAGGGCACGTTGGATCCCCGCGCGGGGGAGATCGCCTCGCGGGCCTTCGAGCTGGGAGACCTGACGCTCGGCGAGGTGATGGTGACGCGCGAGCACATCGTCGCGCTGCGCCGGCACGCGGGCACGGAGGAGATCCGCCAGGTGCTGCTGGAGCACGGGCATTCGCGGATGCCGGTGTACGAGACCACGTTGGACAACGTGGTGGGCTACATCGTGGCCAAGGACCTGCTGGGCGTGGCCTGGGAGGGCAACCTCATCGTGCTGGAGGACGTGCTGCGTCCGCCGCTGTTCCTGGTGGAGTCCATGCGGGCCATCGCGGCGATGAAGGAGATGCAGCGCCGGAGGATGCAGCTGGCCGTGGTGGTGGACGAACACGGCGGCGTGGTGGGGCTGGTGACGGTGGAGGACCTGGTGGAGGAGCTCGTGGGGGAGATCCTCAGTGAGTCGGAGACGCCCGAGGAGCGGGTGCGGCGCGAGGGCCCCACGATCGCGGTGGTGCAGGGCGAGGCGAGCCTGCGCGAGGTGAACCGCGCGTTGGGCCTGCAGTTGGAGGAGAGCGAGGACTACTCCACCGTCGCGGGCCTGTGCATCGCGCTGGCGGGAGGAGCGATCCCCGAGGCCGGCGCGAAGCTGTCGCTGCCGGATGGCACGGTGCTGGAGGTGGTGGAGGCCTCGCCGCGCCGGGTGCGCGAGGTGCGCGTCCACCTGCCGGAAGAACCCGTGCAGTCGGAGGCGTGAGCGCACGGCCGCGCTCCGCGTCCACGGGAATCCGGAAGCCACCGCAAACTCCCTGTTCATTGTGACGCGGTGGGCCGATATAACGACAGCGAGGGATTCCAGGCGCGCGGATGTCCGCGAGAAGCGCCCCTTGGTGTAGCGCCCTGGAGGGATGAGGAGCGCGAAGCTGATGTCGCCGTCGGCACCCCGGATCGCATTCGCCATCGAGACGACTCTCGGCAACGCGGTGTTCCTTCAGAACCTTCAGCGGGCGATGGCGCGGCGCGACGACATCACGCCGGTGTGGCTGCCCATCGACGAGCACGCGGACGACGTCTGGGAGCAGCTTCCGCTGGTGCGCTCTCGGCTGTCGGTGAGGGGTGGGCTCCGGGCCCGCACCGCGCTGAGGCAGGCCTCCGCGCAGGAGCCGGTACGGGCCGCGGTGGTGCACACGCAGCGGCTGGCGCACCTGGCGCACGACTTCATGCGCCGGGTGCCGAGCGTCATCTCCACGGACGCCACGCCGAGCGGGCTGGAGGACTACCTGCGCTACTACGGCCTGCGCACGCAGCACGCGGGCTGGGTGGGCCGCGCGAAGAACGCGCTGCACCGCCGCACGTACGCCATCGCGAAGGGGATGTTGTCCTTCTCGGAGTTCACCAAGCGCTCGCTGGTGGAGGAGTACGGCGTACCGGCCGCGAGCGTCCACGTCGTGTGGCCCAGCGTGGACACCACGCTGTGGCGGCCCGCGCCGGAGCGGAAGGCGCGCGACGGCGTGGTGCGGCTGCTCTTCGTGGGTGGGGACCTGGGGCGCAAGGGAGGCAAGCTGCTCCTGCGCTGGGCGCGGGAGACCCGACAGCGGAACTGGCGGTTGGACCTGGTGACGTCGACGCGCTTCGAAGCGCCGCCCGGCGTGCGCGTGCACGTGGGCGTACAGCCGAACTCGCCGGAGCTCATCGGCCTGGCGCAGGCGGCGGACCTCTTCGTGCTGCCGACGATGGCGGACATGTCGTCCTGGGCCATCGCGGAGGCGAAGGCCGCGGGTCTCGCGGTGGTGGCGACGCCCGCGGGCGGCGTGGGGGAGCTGGTGCGCGACGGCATGGATGGGCGCATCGTGCCGGTGGGTGACTACGCGGCGCTGGCGAACGCGCTGGACGCGCTGGTGGCGAGCCCGGAGACGCTGGCCACCATGGGCCGCGAGTCCCGCCGCATGGCCGAGGAGCGGATGAACCTGGACACGACGTGCGCCCGGATGCTCGCGTTCATCCGCCGGGTGACGGGCGTCTGAGCCGGGAGCGCGTCACCGATTCGCTTGGAGGTTCCGGGCGACCTCGGGCTCCACGCGCTGGAGCAACTGCCATTCGAGCTGCCGGTCCCGGTCCATGGGGACGAGGCCCGAGCCCTGGATGCCGTCGCGCTGGTACTCCGGATGGGGGTCCACGCGGCCGGGCTGACTGGGCGGAGTCGCCGTCGACCGCTCGTTCCGGAAGTAGCGGACGGTGCATTGCCCGGGGCCGCGCTCGGTTCCGACCACGAAGTAGTTCGCGTAGCCCGTGCCCAGCGAGGACGGAGGGGTGATCTGCTCCCAGTCGGTGCGCGCTTCGTAGCGCGTCGCGTCCGCCTTGACGGTGAACCCCTTGTCCTTGAGCAAGGCGAGGGCCTGGGGCCACACCTCGTGCAGAGGCAGCGGGTACACGTGCTCGCGGACCGCGTCCTCCACGGCGACCTGCTGGCGCTGGGCCGCGCAGCCGGCGCAGGTGAGCATCCAGGCGGAGAGGACCAGCAGGGAGACCGCACGGGGTGACGCCGTCTTGGGGTTCATGTTCCAGACTCCAGGTGGGATGAGGCGAGGTGCCCCCTGGAACGCCCCTCCTCGCGCGCCGTATCGGCGGCCCGGGGGCTCTTCTTCTCAGAATTCAAGACTCGGAAATAAAGGTCATTCCGGGCAGCACAACTATTTCTGCTTTCAGACGATAATGGGCACATGACGACTCCTGTCTCTGGCGGTTCCCGTCCCCCGCTCACGGTCACGCGCTCAACGGAGCGGACCGCCCCCGCTGTCACGCCCCAGGGCCACGTGCAGGCCGGGGTGACGGGGTCGGCTCGAGCCGAGCGGACGTACGCCCAGGAGCGGATGGGGGTCGACCGCTTCGACCCGGGCACCAACGCCCGATTGCCCGGTCAGGGCCGGGCGGCCGCGGCGGCCATTCCGACCCTGACGACCGGTCGGCAGCAGGTGGGCGGCTCCGTCGCGGCGCTGTCGGCGGAGGGCGTGCTCCGCAATGACGATGGTTCGGTGGCGCGCCGGCTGGAGGGCCGCGCGCTGGTCGCCGAGGGCGGCGCGCATGGCACGGCCACGGTGGGCGGCCAGGGCGTCCAGGCCTCGGGCGAGGTGCGCGCGTCGGCGATGCTGGCGGAAGGCCGGGTTCGCACCGCGGAGGGGCGCGAAGTCGGGTCGGTCACGGTGGGGGCGAGCGCGTCGATGGCCGGCACCCTGAACATCAACCCCTCGACGGGCGACTACCGCGCGGGCGTGACGGTGGACAACTTCGCGGGCGTTCGCGCCGAGGGGCAGGCCCGCTTCGGCACCGAGGATGCCTCGGTCACGGGGCGCCTCGCGGTCCAGGCGGGCGTCGGTCTGACGGCGCGCATGGAGGCGGGACTCCAGAACAACCGGCTGCGGGGACGCCTTGAGTTTGGCGCGGCCCTGGGCCTGGGCGTGCGGGCCGGCGTCTCGGTGGACGTCAACCTCCAGTCCGCGGTTCGCGTGGCGCAGGGGGCCGCCGAGCTGGCCGGGAGCGCGGCCCGGACCGCGACGAACTGGGCCGGGCGGCAGATCACCACGGCACAAGAGCTCTTGCGCAATACGAGGCAGCCGCTCTCCGCGCAATGACCATGCCCCTGCAGGAGCTGCTCGCCACGGGTCGGCGGGTGGAGGCCGAGGAACAGGCATTGAAGCAACTCGCGCGTGCGCCCCACGACGCGGAAGCCCTCGCCGCCCTGGCCAGCCTTCAGTTGGAGCGAGGCGACTTCGCCGCCGCGCGGGGCACGCTCGCGCGCGCGGCCCCCGAGGAGCGCGCGCAGTGGGGGCTGCGTTGGGTGAGCACCCTGCTGGACGTCGCCACGGGGGCGCCCTCCTCCGAGGCCTTGCTGCGCCAGTGCTGGGCGGACCAGCCCGAGCGCGCGGAGGTCGCCTTTGCCTTTGGAGACTTCCTGGCCGCCGCGGGCCGCCCCAAGGAAGCCCTACCCCT
It encodes:
- the pstB gene encoding phosphate ABC transporter ATP-binding protein PstB; the protein is MEARELTLRYGRKVAIKQVSLAIPENKVTALIGPSGCGKSTFLRSLNRMNDLIPGTNHDGSVFLDGRSIHDRALDVVDLRRRVGMVFQKSNPFPKSIFENVAYGLRVGGLKDKAKLAARVEKSLRGAALWDEVKDRLEESALGLSGGQQQRLCIARALAVEPEVLLMDEPASALDPIATAKIEELIHELKATYTIAIVTHNMQQAARVSDRTAFFYMGELVECGATEQIFTNPHEKRTEDYVTGKFG
- a CDS encoding metallophosphoesterase family protein, yielding MPFLKLAHLSDLHLDMSRESDAAASSLVKALVAQDVDHVVVTGDLTHRGSHAEFQRFREHFAPWMDTGRLTFIPGNHDRPGEDVGSGFMDGRKVHTVEKAGLFLVCVDSTGEHNRNYFSSHGELTDGVVEQVDRALDAAPRDALVAVLLHHHVTPLPLESFPEWIATKLGLPHASELPLGSRLLERVGGRCDLVLHGHRHIPNESDLGRPGERALRVFNSGSSTDLGRFRVFSHLAGRLVSEPAWCQASAPAKPRTAVHNVRPALEYLVGQLGMALF
- a CDS encoding glycosyltransferase family 4 protein, which produces MSPSAPRIAFAIETTLGNAVFLQNLQRAMARRDDITPVWLPIDEHADDVWEQLPLVRSRLSVRGGLRARTALRQASAQEPVRAAVVHTQRLAHLAHDFMRRVPSVISTDATPSGLEDYLRYYGLRTQHAGWVGRAKNALHRRTYAIAKGMLSFSEFTKRSLVEEYGVPAASVHVVWPSVDTTLWRPAPERKARDGVVRLLFVGGDLGRKGGKLLLRWARETRQRNWRLDLVTSTRFEAPPGVRVHVGVQPNSPELIGLAQAADLFVLPTMADMSSWAIAEAKAAGLAVVATPAGGVGELVRDGMDGRIVPVGDYAALANALDALVASPETLATMGRESRRMAEERMNLDTTCARMLAFIRRVTGV
- a CDS encoding glycosyltransferase translates to MLIASSLLLAASAVGLLALLLQALFVRRHRRGAPPAPTRYPGLSILKPLCGVDDDLEANLAQFAQLPYPHYEVLLGVKDPRDPAFAVAKAAEAKWPQVMRVVLQVGEPGLNPKVNQLVTLSAEARHDLWVVSDSNTRVGPGYLEEIAAAFEDRTVGCVTHPVAGVGERTFGSLLDNLYLSSSAAAGMIAAKHAADRDIVVGKSMALRREDVEALGGFFSVKDVLAEDYVIGQWVTRKLGKRVVLAHAPVFNVSLRKSVDAFFQRYLRWSVIHRTAVSPGTYVAQALLNPVPLALLGALFHPTALTGLAALAVALGKVWVDVAVFRALRPQPVGLRAAPAVLVKDALLFAAWWHGAFRRTVDWRGTRLRVVAGTRLVPMRARTDAADAWIPSNGVG
- a CDS encoding hemolysin family protein — its product is MLVLANGVFAGAELGLLSVRKTRLKELLEQGSKSAKAVSALRDDPERLLATVQIGITVIGSTAAAFGGASIALRLSGVLARMGVPEATASQVSFALVVALVSYLSLVLGELVPKSLALRYSEQYALTLGRPLKALAWLMRPLVWFLTASSNLVLKLFGDRTNFSESRLSPDELQQLVEEASKQGTLDPRAGEIASRAFELGDLTLGEVMVTREHIVALRRHAGTEEIRQVLLEHGHSRMPVYETTLDNVVGYIVAKDLLGVAWEGNLIVLEDVLRPPLFLVESMRAIAAMKEMQRRRMQLAVVVDEHGGVVGLVTVEDLVEELVGEILSESETPEERVRREGPTIAVVQGEASLREVNRALGLQLEESEDYSTVAGLCIALAGGAIPEAGAKLSLPDGTVLEVVEASPRRVREVRVHLPEEPVQSEA
- a CDS encoding response regulator, with translation MPVGPRKVLPRSGGCLGRLAVDDGTRKVLVVDDDADWREFLRVSLEDLGYEATEAADGQEALDSLQRGERFGVMLLDLNMPGMSGLEVVERLPRASVIPRIVFLTSAAAQDVGSALMSGPHYYLPKGASRDQLSLLLQSLGV
- the pstC gene encoding phosphate ABC transporter permease subunit PstC, with the protein product MQEQDLAPPVAQPTLSPEARRRQLKEKAIAALITAVAFTGIAALVLILVFVAKEALTLVTDATAREEASFSKMFLPQLVRKGKPLAYVWQPVSGVPKVSMIPLFVGTLKTTAVSMLVAVPLGIFAALFAAEFAPRRLREVLKPIIELLAGIPSVVLGFFALMVMASFLQEVFGFTSRLNAVVAGLGLALAIVPVIFTVTEDALTAVPRSYREASLALGATPWETAWKVVLPAAAPGILAACVLGFGRAIGETMIVLMASGNAAIVSPRLGDSVRSLSATIAAEMGEVVVGSPHYALLFFIGVELFLFTFVLNMLAGVWTKKVIQRLKGGAG
- the pstA gene encoding phosphate ABC transporter permease PstA, producing the protein MKHATRRVVGLSLVSLTGLAAFVIVAMLALILLDVVQGGWSHLSWTFLTQPPSDGMMGGGIFPALFGTAALTLLMTLAVMPVGVLTAVYLHEYAAPHSLLARAVRVAVANLAGVPSIVFGLFGLGFFILFVGKGLDRALGYEQLHWAQPGILWASLTLAVLTLPVVIVSTEEALRAVPLDHRTASLALGATQSQTLARVVLPGALPGILTGAVLAISRGAGEVAPILFTGAAYFLPDLPTSLNSQFMHLGYHTYVLATQSPDVEATRPLLYATVLVLLLLTFALNLVAVLIRTRTRRKAAAGH
- a CDS encoding phosphate ABC transporter substrate-binding protein, which codes for MKKTLLSSFVAFGLAVLPLSAQAGTVTVKGSDTMVILAQRWAEAFMKKNPSMKIQVTGGGSGTGLAALQNGTTDIAMSSREIKEAEEEKLRARYNTPPTGVAVAKDGVTFYVNESNKVDALTVEQLKEIYLGDTASWKAVGGADAPIVLYSRENSSGTYVFVKDTVLGGDDFASAAQTLPGTAAVVNAVAKEKNGIGYGGAAYAKGIKELKVKKGAEAFAPSAENVKSGKYPLSRDLFFYLRNKPAGDVKAFIDFALSAEGQAIVTQVGYFPVK
- the phoU gene encoding phosphate signaling complex protein PhoU — translated: MAAMHTDKAFEQDLRNLREKLLAMGAKVEALISQSTRALTDRDSALAEQVVGADREVNRLEVDIDDLCRRILALRQPAASDLRLITTALKIVTDLERIGDLAVNIAERAMDLNQVPPLAPYVDTPKLAELAQQQVKKALDAFVSGDATKAEDVLKGDDLLDALFLKIFNELLAYMMEDSRNIRRATALMFIAKHLERIGDHALNVAEMVIYMVRGKDVRHPRSRDLE